CCCTCCGTATAGAGTTCGTCGACGTTGGATAACCCTCCGCCAAGCACGACGATGTCGGGATCGAGAACAGAAATTAATCCGCCGAGGGCGCGACCGAAGTCGCTCAGGAATTGATCGAAGGCTGCGGCAGCACCCGCTTCTCCTTTGCGGGCGGCCTCAATGATCTCAGGAGCCCTGAGTTTTTTGCCCGTGCGGATGTTATACTGATTCTCGAGGCCTGTTCCTGAGATGAGCGTCTCGACGCATCCTCTATTACCGCACCAGCATTCCGGCCCGGCGGGATCAATCGATAGATGCCCCCATTCGCCGGCAATGCCATGGCGACCTCTGTATATCTCGCCGTTGAACACGATGCCGCCGCCGCATCCCGTTCCCATAATCACGCCAAAGGCATTCTGAGCCCCGGCGGCCGCTCCGAGGCGGGCCTCGGCCAGGATGAAGCAGTTTGCGTCGTTTTCGATGGTTACGGTATGATCAAGCATCCGCTCAAGATCTGCCTTGAACGGTTTTCCGATGAGAACGGTCGTATTGGCGTTTACGACTCTGCCTGTTCGAGGCTCCATGATTCCGGGGATTCCGATACCGATGGTATGGTCGCTACCGTCTGTGAAGGCGCGGCCTTCCTCGATTAGACGGCAGATGTTTTCACAGATGGCCTCGTAGCCTTCGAGCTTCGGAGTCGGGCTGCGTTTGCGCAGAAGCACCTCGTCAGTGGCAGAAAGAACGATGATCTCGGTTTTTGTGCCGCCAAGATCGATGCCGATGCGATACCGTTCAGGCATGCAGGTCAGGCTGTGCAGCGAAGGGGGAGGGTCAACGGAAATTATGTTCATGAATATCGCTCATGCTCCGATCCTCAGAGTATGAAGGCTCCTCTTATAACTCGCGACGGCCAGCCCGTAGCAACAGGTGTGATTGAAGAATCGGAATTTATTCGTGCGCCTGTTTCGGCCGTTTTCCGGGCGATTACGACAGCGGCCCTGCTGGATGAATGGGGAGCCGGTCCGGCACGCTTCCAGGCAAAGGCCGGTGGGCGTTTCTTCTTATGGGACGGAGACATGGAAGGAATGGTTGTGGAAATCCAGGCCCCGAATCGACTGGTCTTCACGCTGCGCGAGCGTGAATGGAAAGAAGAATGGCGGGATTCACTGGTACTGTTTACGTTGACCGAGGAGCGAGGCGGGACGCGCATCACCCTGCGTCATTCCGGTTTTACCGACCGTCGCACACTCGAGCGACACAGAGAAGGCTGGGGCGAATACTATATCGGACCGCTGAAGGCCTTCTGCGAAGAACGTCATCGGTCCTGATTCGCATTCTTTTCCTGATTTTTCCTCCTGTCCTTGTTGGGTGTGCCAGCTTCACGCCCATCCGCTCGCCTGAAAAGGGTAGCCTCGAAAATCCGATCTGCACTGCAAGCGTGCATGAGCAGCGACAGTTCCTGCGAAGACTGCGCTTTTCAGACGGCGCAAAGCTGGCGTATGAACGCCAGGCGCCCGTGATCTCGCCTGAGCGTCAAATTCTTGATCCCTATCATGTCTGGCCCGATCGAGGCGAGCTTTTTGGCCCGCTTGCCGTCATCCCCGAATCTGATCCTGGGGTAGTGCCTGTGACCCGACTTCTGTATTTTATGCTGAGCGATACGGAGTGTACCGGAGCACAGACGCCGCCCGACTTCGCGCTTGCTGAAGTAGATTAGGAGCATCTCAAAAGTGCCCTCGACCAGGGCAGAGAAGAAAAGATTAACGATTTTTTTCCCGTATTGCCTTGATTTTACGGGATACAGGGCCGAACCTGTACCGAGGTAGCAGATATGTATCGTTTTGCATTGGTTGTTCTTATATCGCTTGTTTTACTTCCCGAGCTTGCACTCGCCGGCCCGAAAGAGGGCATTTCTGCCGAATTTCGCGCCGTCGAAGAGGGCATTCGCAAAAGGAAGCATGACCCGGCCGTCTTGCAGAAAACGCTCGAAGATAACCTTGTTCGTGCAATGCGGTCGGCCATTCGAAGGCGCTTCTACGAAGATGAGAAAAAGCATCTTGAAGGATTGACCCCCGAGAATATCACCTGGGAGAAGACGTTCTCTGATAACGTCTATTTCGTCAAATTCCGCTACTTTATCGTACGTTTTGACTTTGCCCGGGATCCGCGACTCTTTATCCAGGCCCCGCTTTATGAGAAGTTCCTGATCCTCGACGAGTTCGAAGGCGACTCTCATAAGAACGAGACTCCGGCAAAGCCTCAGTAATCTACTCGGTTTTACGATGTTGCCTGTAGACAGAGAACGGAAAGAGCTCTGTGAGAGTCTGCTACCCGGATTGATCGACGCCATCCAGAAGGCCGCCGCCGAAGTGCAGCGGCTTTTTCTTTCGCGCAGCTTTGCCGTAAGCGAGAAGGGCCCGGGCGATCTTTTGACTTCGGCCGACCTTGCGTCGAACGATATATTACACGATGCCTTAACGAAGCTGCTACCCGATGCCGTCTGGATCTCTGAAGAATCGGCACAGTCAGAGGCACGTCAATCCCATCGCTTTGCCTGGATCGTCGATCCCATCGACGGAACAAAGGAATTCGCCGGCGGTATTCCCGAGTATTCCATTTCAGTCGGGCTTGTTGCCGATGGCCTTCCGATCCTTGGCGCCGTTGCGCTTCCGGCTGAAGGCCTGCTCTTTGCCGGTGGAATCGATGTGGGAGTCTTTGAGCTCGACGAAAAAGAGCGAAGACGTATTCAGAGCACCGTTACGCCCGCTCTTAACGAAGCGAGCATTCTTGTAAGCAGCACGGAATTCAAGAAAGGCGTCTTTGAGGATGCCGTATTTGCAGATCTGAGATTGCATCCGACGGGAAGCGTGGCGCGAAAGCTTGCCCTGATCGCCGGTGGTCGCGGCGATGCAAACATCAGCCTGTACCCGAAAAATGAATGGGATATCTGCGGGGGAATTGCGCTCGTTCTTGGAGCGGGCGGCAAAGCCCTGCACCTGAACCTCGAAACACAGGAGTGGGAGGCACATCGCTTCAACGCTGCGTCGCTTTTAACCTATGGCCTCATTGCCGGATCGTCCGATCTGGTCGATGCTCTCTGTAAAAGGCAGCAGGAAGAGAGATGGCCGGTGCGACGTGAGTACGGTCGCTAACTCTGCCTGAAAAACCCTTGTTTCCCAGCCCTCATCAGGAAAGAAGGGCACAGGCTATGCTTCCATCCCTTCAACTTCCCGGCAAACCTCATACGGAAAAGCTGGAACCGGGTCTGTCCTTCTTCGACCTCTTTCGCATCATCGAATCCG
This region of Leptonema illini DSM 21528 genomic DNA includes:
- a CDS encoding ROK family protein, producing MPERYRIGIDLGGTKTEIIVLSATDEVLLRKRSPTPKLEGYEAICENICRLIEEGRAFTDGSDHTIGIGIPGIMEPRTGRVVNANTTVLIGKPFKADLERMLDHTVTIENDANCFILAEARLGAAAGAQNAFGVIMGTGCGGGIVFNGEIYRGRHGIAGEWGHLSIDPAGPECWCGNRGCVETLISGTGLENQYNIRTGKKLRAPEIIEAARKGEAGAAAAFDQFLSDFGRALGGLISVLDPDIVVLGGGLSNVDELYTEGVQRMKRHAFHPDLDTPVVRNRLGDSAGVFGAAYLQPDIP
- a CDS encoding SRPBCC domain-containing protein; protein product: MKAPLITRDGQPVATGVIEESEFIRAPVSAVFRAITTAALLDEWGAGPARFQAKAGGRFFLWDGDMEGMVVEIQAPNRLVFTLREREWKEEWRDSLVLFTLTEERGGTRITLRHSGFTDRRTLERHREGWGEYYIGPLKAFCEERHRS
- a CDS encoding LIC11625 family surface-exposed protein, whose translation is MYRFALVVLISLVLLPELALAGPKEGISAEFRAVEEGIRKRKHDPAVLQKTLEDNLVRAMRSAIRRRFYEDEKKHLEGLTPENITWEKTFSDNVYFVKFRYFIVRFDFARDPRLFIQAPLYEKFLILDEFEGDSHKNETPAKPQ
- a CDS encoding 3'(2'),5'-bisphosphate nucleotidase CysQ, whose protein sequence is MLPVDRERKELCESLLPGLIDAIQKAAAEVQRLFLSRSFAVSEKGPGDLLTSADLASNDILHDALTKLLPDAVWISEESAQSEARQSHRFAWIVDPIDGTKEFAGGIPEYSISVGLVADGLPILGAVALPAEGLLFAGGIDVGVFELDEKERRRIQSTVTPALNEASILVSSTEFKKGVFEDAVFADLRLHPTGSVARKLALIAGGRGDANISLYPKNEWDICGGIALVLGAGGKALHLNLETQEWEAHRFNAASLLTYGLIAGSSDLVDALCKRQQEERWPVRREYGR